ACAACATACTCAAGTCAAATCTTCATATGCGTGAAAGATCCCATCTGTCTATTTCCCAACTCAAATCAAATCCTTTCCAGAGAGTTTAGAAGTTCTTCTTCACTGAAAGAAACCCAAACGAAAGAGATGAACAGAAAAATGATCAGATCCTCCCCTTCTATCATCTTTATTTTTGTTACATTGCTTGTCGCTACCCAAACGGTTGGAAATTTCATTAAAGTTGCAGAGGGAGGGAAAATCTCAATCCCAGATGAATTAGATGATGTAATtgatgacgaagaagatgaagaatggaaaAATTGGGGTAAAAAGAAACCTTCTAAAAAAGAATTTGATCCACCAAAGCTAGATTTATCAAATATGGAGTTTTCAGAGATTCAATCAGAGATGATGAAGCGTCCCACAGGGCcttcttttggttttgttaaGCTCCGATTAGGCGGTGCTAATCGTCGAACACCCGATATGGTCGGTGAGATTGCGATGAAATGGAGTAAGGTTATGAAAACTGGATCTATTGATGTTAAGTTCATGGGAGTTGATATTAGTACAATTATGTTTACTATGGAGAAAGGACAAGATATAATGGAGTTGATTGAATTTGTATTGAGTCAATCCGAGGCGTATGAGGTCAAAATTGGTGATCAAGTTCATAGAAGGCCTGGTGATCCTCCTCTGGAAGAAGTTATGGAAAAGATCCGCAGTCACAAAGAAAATGCTAATGGTGATGGCACGAGTAGTCCAGTTGTTGATCAACTCGCTAATCCAAAGGACGAGTTATAGCCGATTGgtgatttatgttttttttttttatttggtagttttatttttcgtcTGGTTGAACAATCATAAACATTGCAAGTTGATCTTTAACTTTAAAATTGACAAAAGCCAGAACTTCATAGAGCTTTTTTCCTTTATTGCCATTTGAATGCTACGTTTAATAGAATTTTCTTTACGTTTCTCTCGAAGAAAGTCTCCACAATGATTCTGCAGAACATGATGTCTGTTCCATATGATATTGATTTCTCTTACGTTTGATGTTGTTTCAAATTTCAGCTATCAATTATTGGTTTTGGGTCTCAATGTCTGATGCATACAAGAAGAAGCCATAAAAGATGCCCAGATTGTGGCAGTCGGAGCTGGGATTATGCACTGATGCTTGGCATGCAGGAAATTCGGGCATATTTGAGGGGAAAAGGCATCTCGCTATTAGAATTAACATGGATTGAATTGCATAAACGATTGGCAAATTTGATTCGACTGTTACTGGGATAGGGCCTGTTCTACAACCGAATGCAAatgaaacaaatcaaacaaatTCTTGATTTTAGATGGTGCCGTGCTTCAAACAGATTTAGGGGGACCCTTAGACAAGCCAGCACATAATCAAGCGTCTGAAAACATATACCAACGGTTCAGTGATGTACGCTGGCcattgatttttgttaagcaacaTTACACTCAAAAGCGCCAGTTATTAGCATTCAGGCAAAATCCCACTTGAAACCATCTTTCTTGCGAACGAAGGAAAGGAAAGTAGTTTCCCGGTAGCCGCGTTTATCAAAAGCCAAACCAAAATAGGAAACCTGTATTCTATATATTTCACCTTTCATAATTCTGTGGAACCTAATTTACTTATTCTTCTTTCCCAAATTTTCTGTCCTCCACATTCGTTTCTTTTAGAAATTTTCTTGAAACCCCAGTACTCCATCAGAAATTTTCATCAATCAATTCCTTCACTAATAGGAAATATTTTAGTAAGAAATTTTTAAGAATCAATAGTCATGGGTTATGCACATTAGCAGGATTGTAAGAGGAAAAGTTCGAGTAGTGTTGGGTatggaaagaaagaaaataagaagatgaaatctGAAGGAAGGAGTGAGAAAGTAGGTTcaggaaaatcttcttcttcaaaggtTAATAATAATGGCGTTGATTCTGCACTTGAAAAAGATTTGTGGAGTGTTAttgttgttggatattttcaacaaacccttAATTTGTAGGCGCTATACAGAGTGCGACACAACGTctcgtaattttttttttctgatttagggtttctaatgaCAGTTAGAAAACCGAACAGAAACATCGTTTTCCCAACAAACACCATTGTAGGAAGAGATGTCTATTCGCACTGAAAAGATGCATGTTGGAGATGAAGAGTCATCTTCAACGGATGTTAAACTCTCCATAAATTGCGTCATTGTTTTCCATTCAAACACATCAAAAACTCTCTCTGTTTTCTCTCTaacaagcatcatcagaatcaaaacctgtgtgttcttggttgggtcaaggttgtacaagctttgaatccaacattGTTGTAGGGATTCAAGTATCCTGACGGCAATATTCATTGACCTATTTGTACTCGTCAATCTAATTGGGaagggtcgaataattgtcgaaaagaatctattattagagccttgaacccagagacaacattcttttcttcaccaTGTTTTAGTGTCAATTTTCCAACAATTGCTGGTGGAGAGAACCTTATAAATGACACTTGCGTGGATCCTTCTGACTGTTATGGAAGTAATGCTGAACTACTTGTTCCCGTTGCTCCCCGGGCTAAAAAAGTTGATGATGAAGTGGAAATGAGGGTTTATATAACCCAAGACGAGACAAGATGAACAACACGAGACAAGAAGAATAATTGGATTGTGATTTTTCTGTCTTTCATTGATAACAAggactcctatataaaggagttagATTTACAAAAATCTTGTGAAGATATTCTAAGAGAGGTGAATATCTCTCAAACAAGGTAAgtgaatatatacaaaatatacaagaatatactAGAATATACAtccaataccccccctcaagttggagcatgaagagtcgaaatgcccatcttgagaagaatattttgaaactGCTGACGACCCAAAGCTTTAGTCAGAATATCAGCTAGTTGAGAGGTAGTATGAATATAAGATGGAAGGATAGTACCTCGAAGTATTTCATCACGCACAAAGTGACAGTCAATCTCGATATGCTTCGTTCGTTCATGAAAGACATGATTATTAGCAATATGTAACGCAGCTTGACTATCACAATGAATCGAAACTGGTTTTATATGTCCTATACCAAAATTCCGTAACAATCCTTTTAACCATATAATCTCACAAGTTGTGGAAGCCAaagcacgatattctgcttcggCTGAGGAACGAGAAACTGTGGTTTGTTTCTTCGTTTTCCAAGATATAGGAGAACCCCCGAGAAAGATAAAGTGAGACGTGAGTGAACGACGACTAAGTGGACAGctagcccaatctgcatcacaaTAAGCGTAAAGAACTAACTTGGAATCAGCTCGAAGTAAAATACCTTGCCCAGGGCTAGATTTCAAATAGCGCACAACTCGAAGTGCAGCATCCCAATGTGATTGAGTTGGATGTTTCATAAACTGGGAAAGAATATGAACAGAGTAACACAGATCCGGCCGTGTAAGATTGAGATAAATCATTCTCCCCACCAACCTTCTATAACGAGCAGGATCAGGCACGGGCGAGTCTGATGCAAGAGTCAGCCGATGATTCTCTTTCATGGGAATATTAGCTGGTTTGGAACCGAGAAGGCCTATTTCTGCCAAGATATCTAGAGCATATTTGCGCTGACAAAGAAAAATTACTTTGGAACTTCTAGCTACctcaatgccaagaaaatattttaatttcccCAAATTCTTCATATGAAAACATCTGCTTAGATATTCCTGAAACAAATAGCATCTTTGTTGTTACCAGCAATAAcaagatcatccacatacactAGAATATACATAATAATATTTCCATGGCGATAAAGAAATAACGAGTGATTAGAAGCACTGGTAGAAAAACCATATGTACGCAAAGCAGTTGCTAGCTTAGCATACCAACACCGGGGAGCCTGGCGTAAACCATACAAAGACTTACGAAGTCTACAGACTTTGCCAGATAATCCATTACTGAAACCAGGAGGAAGTCGCATAAAGACTTCTTCATTtaaatcaccatgaagaaacgcatTGTGTACATCCATTTGAACTAACTCCCAGTTGTTTATCGCAGCAACCGCAAGAAGAGTTCGTACAGTAACCATTTTTACTGTAGGAGCGAAAGTTTCAGTGAAATTAATTCCTTCcttttgatgatttccaaaaacgaCTAATCTGGCTTTGTAGCGCTCAACCGAGCCATCAGATTTTCGCTTAATTCGAAAAACCCACATACAACCAATTGCAGACTTGTTGGCaggcaaatcttcaattgtccatGTACCATTGGAGAGTAGTGCAGCAATTTCAGCCTGCATTGCCTGACGTCATCGTGGATCAGCCATTTCCTCTTtaaatgatttgggttcaacATCATTTGAAATAGCTGCAACAAAAATACGATGTGCAGCAGAAAATGCATCACAATTCACAAAATAAGTTATAGGATAGGGAGTACCTGAGGACTTGACTGGTATAGGTGAAGCTTCAGGGGAAACCAAGGTCGTGTTAGACTGTTTTGAAACACCCTGCCAGTGAACAAAATCCTTATGCCTGACATTCTCAAATTTTGTACGTTTACCCCGGCCTAGTTCCTCGTCTGCAACTATACTGTGATGATCTCGACTATTTGCAGTTTCGGTGGGAGAACGAGTAACAGATTCTGTACCAGACGCAGGTACAGCAGAAGAAGAGGCATGAGACAGTGCTGAATCAGTATCCTCACCAGCAGAACATGTATCAATTACAGCAGGTGCTGTCTGAGAAATCGCATGTACATCATTATCAGCGATATGTGTTGTGTCTTGTACAACATCCAGGAAGTCTGACGGAATGCTGGAACTATTCTGTGGAGGTGCAGTAGCATCAGGCGAGGGAATAGCAGCGGAAGAAGAACCACCAGAGACATGTGGATCATTGTATTCAGCTTCAAAATGATTGTCAGACAAATTCCTAGTAACTGGTTCAGTGACCTCATCAGAATACAATGAGTGTAGTTTCAGAAGCTCATCGTTATCTGCCAACGGGAAAGTATCTTCAATAAAATGTACGTCTCGAGACTGAAAGTAATGACCTGTGTCGAGATCAAATAGATGCCAGGCCTTCTTTCCAAATGGATAGCCGAGAAATATGCAACGACGACTGCGACTGTCAAATTTATCGCAAAGGTTGAGGTTTTTCGCGTAACAGAGACATCCAAATACCCCAAGAGAGTGAATAGGTGGAGCTGAACCATAAAGAAGGTCATAAGGCGTCTTGAAGTGAAGAACACGAGAAGGGGTTCTATTAATCAAATAGGCAGCGGTAAGGACACATTCACCCCAAAAATCGATTGGTAAGGATGCTTGAAAACGTAGTGCACGAGCAACATTAAGAATGTGACGATGCTTCCTTTCCACCCTagcattttgttgtggtgtattaACAACATAAGTTTGATGAACAATGCCATTGTTTCGAAAATAAGAGAAGAGACCTTTGAACTCAGT
Above is a genomic segment from Papaver somniferum cultivar HN1 chromosome 10, ASM357369v1, whole genome shotgun sequence containing:
- the LOC113319355 gene encoding uncharacterized protein LOC113319355, producing the protein MNRKMIRSSPSIIFIFVTLLVATQTVGNFIKVAEGGKISIPDELDDVIDDEEDEEWKNWGKKKPSKKEFDPPKLDLSNMEFSEIQSEMMKRPTGPSFGFVKLRLGGANRRTPDMVGEIAMKWSKVMKTGSIDVKFMGVDISTIMFTMEKGQDIMELIEFVLSQSEAYEVKIGDQVHRRPGDPPLEEVMEKIRSHKENANGDGTSSPVVDQLANPKDEL